One genomic region from Arthrobacter sp. YN encodes:
- a CDS encoding acyl-CoA thioesterase encodes MITGTLTSETFLKAMELTPASAEVFDEAYEATTQYVPWPKAYGGDMVAQAAAAMMRSVDADRTLHSMHSYFMRPVDIGSSVRYEVERLRDGRGYSTRTVRGFQNGKPVYAAMGSFQVPEGGPDFQPEAPAAVEPESLRTAAEALDGTEGAAADYWSTGRSFDMRHIPGPVYIELEGGAVPQQAIWVKAFDALPDDADLHRAALAYVCDYTILEPLLRVNGLNWSSPGLATASLDHSMWFHRDGRADEWVLYAQEAISGQSNRGLAMGRFFDRQGRLLATVAQEGMIRAGA; translated from the coding sequence ATGATCACTGGAACCCTAACGTCGGAGACCTTCCTCAAGGCCATGGAGCTCACGCCGGCATCGGCCGAAGTATTCGATGAAGCGTATGAAGCAACCACCCAGTACGTGCCGTGGCCAAAAGCCTACGGTGGAGACATGGTGGCACAAGCTGCGGCCGCGATGATGCGGTCCGTTGATGCTGACAGGACTCTGCACTCGATGCACAGCTACTTCATGCGTCCGGTGGATATCGGTTCCAGTGTCCGGTACGAAGTGGAGCGCCTGAGGGACGGCCGCGGGTACTCCACCCGTACCGTTCGCGGCTTCCAGAACGGCAAGCCCGTGTATGCCGCGATGGGTTCCTTCCAGGTTCCCGAGGGCGGGCCGGACTTCCAGCCTGAGGCTCCTGCCGCCGTCGAGCCTGAATCGCTGAGGACGGCAGCGGAAGCGCTGGACGGGACCGAGGGAGCGGCCGCAGACTATTGGTCCACGGGTCGCAGCTTCGATATGCGGCATATTCCCGGTCCGGTATACATCGAGCTTGAAGGCGGTGCGGTGCCTCAGCAAGCCATCTGGGTCAAAGCCTTTGACGCCCTGCCCGACGACGCCGACCTCCACCGCGCGGCCCTCGCCTACGTCTGCGATTACACGATTTTGGAGCCGCTGCTCCGGGTCAACGGACTGAACTGGTCCAGCCCCGGACTCGCCACCGCCAGTCTTGACCACTCCATGTGGTTCCACCGGGATGGCCGCGCGGACGAATGGGTCTTATATGCCCAGGAAGCCATCTCCGGCCAGAGCAACAGGGGCCTTGCCATGGGCCGCTTCTTCGACCGGCAAGGAAGGCTCCTCGCCACCGTGGCCCAAGAGGGCATGATCCGCGCCGGCGCCTAA
- a CDS encoding cupin domain-containing protein — protein MSQTTTEYRLEGDNSIYAQADGKVVPVVTRAGAEDSNTAQSGDCIRVSGVSIQHTPATKIWFGQVSNTPGYRSLPHHHGEAETGGYVLRGHGRIYFGEDYSEFIDMKAGDWVFVPPFMPHVEANMSVTEELVWLTARTPENLVVNLEDVADETLADYRRA, from the coding sequence ATGAGCCAGACCACTACCGAATACCGCCTCGAAGGCGACAACTCCATCTACGCCCAGGCTGACGGCAAGGTTGTCCCTGTTGTCACCCGCGCCGGCGCCGAAGACAGCAACACGGCGCAGTCCGGTGACTGCATCCGCGTCTCCGGTGTGAGCATCCAGCACACCCCGGCAACCAAGATCTGGTTCGGCCAGGTATCCAACACCCCCGGATACCGCTCACTGCCGCACCACCACGGTGAGGCCGAAACCGGCGGTTACGTGCTCCGGGGCCACGGCCGCATCTACTTCGGCGAGGACTACTCGGAGTTCATCGACATGAAGGCCGGCGACTGGGTGTTCGTGCCGCCGTTTATGCCCCACGTCGAAGCCAACATGTCCGTCACGGAAGAACTGGTCTGGCTCACCGCGCGTACGCCGGAGAACCTCGTGGTCAACCTCGAAGACGTTGCCGACGAAACCCTCGCCGACTACCGCCGGGCCTAA
- a CDS encoding fumarylacetoacetate hydrolase family protein, with amino-acid sequence MKLATLRTANGGTTAALATGADSYLALPATDVGALLAQPEWRLVVEKAAAAAASKDQTVIAAADADLAPLLPRAGKVICCGLNYGDHIQEMGRDLPEYPTLFAKYADTLVGAHDAVEVHGSGRVDWEAELAVVVGSELFRADEDRAREAIAGYTVANDVSMRDWQSRTLQWFQGKAWDGTTPVGPVMVTADEAGPNDVQGFNVRGYVNGELVQQGNTSTLVFGPAQLLSYISQFTILRPGDLVLTGTPGGVGMGMTPPRFLKDGDVLTTEIDGIGRLENQFRIHAPVPANA; translated from the coding sequence ATGAAACTCGCCACCTTGCGCACGGCCAACGGAGGTACGACGGCGGCACTCGCCACGGGCGCCGACTCTTACCTCGCGCTGCCCGCCACAGACGTCGGGGCGCTCCTGGCCCAGCCGGAGTGGCGGTTGGTCGTAGAGAAGGCCGCAGCGGCTGCAGCGTCCAAGGACCAGACCGTGATAGCAGCAGCTGACGCGGACCTCGCCCCACTCCTTCCCCGGGCCGGCAAGGTCATCTGCTGCGGCCTGAACTACGGGGACCACATCCAGGAAATGGGCCGCGACCTTCCGGAGTACCCCACGCTGTTCGCCAAGTACGCGGACACCCTGGTGGGCGCACACGACGCTGTGGAAGTCCACGGCAGCGGCCGGGTCGACTGGGAAGCCGAGCTCGCCGTCGTCGTGGGTTCTGAACTGTTCCGCGCGGATGAAGACCGGGCCCGTGAGGCCATCGCCGGGTACACCGTGGCCAACGATGTCTCCATGCGCGACTGGCAGAGCCGGACGCTGCAGTGGTTCCAAGGCAAAGCCTGGGACGGCACCACTCCGGTAGGGCCGGTCATGGTCACTGCGGATGAAGCCGGCCCCAATGACGTCCAGGGCTTCAACGTACGTGGGTACGTCAACGGGGAGCTCGTCCAACAGGGAAACACCAGCACCTTGGTGTTCGGCCCGGCGCAGCTCCTGTCCTACATCTCGCAGTTCACCATCCTGCGTCCCGGCGACCTTGTCCTCACGGGCACGCCCGGGGGAGTGGGTATGGGGATGACCCCGCCCCGCTTCCTCAAGGACGGAGACGTCCTCACCACCGAAATCGACGGGATCGGCCGGCTGGAAAACCAGTTCCGGATTCACGCACCCGTCCCGGCAAACGCCTAG
- a CDS encoding RidA family protein, giving the protein MSHQTINPESLPKPSGFAHGILAGNTVFLGGQTALDKNMNIVPGGIVEQFTQAFSNVITTLREAGGQPEDLVNVTIYLTDVDDYMANGREIGRIWREMAGSQYPAMAGIGVTRLWQKEALIEIQGIAVIPER; this is encoded by the coding sequence ATGAGCCACCAGACGATAAACCCGGAATCGCTCCCCAAGCCATCAGGTTTTGCGCACGGCATTCTGGCCGGCAACACCGTTTTCCTGGGTGGGCAGACGGCCCTGGACAAGAACATGAACATTGTTCCCGGCGGCATCGTGGAGCAATTCACGCAGGCGTTCTCCAACGTGATCACCACCTTGCGCGAGGCCGGCGGACAGCCCGAGGACCTGGTCAACGTGACCATCTACCTCACGGACGTGGACGACTACATGGCCAACGGCCGCGAAATCGGACGCATCTGGCGCGAGATGGCGGGATCGCAGTATCCGGCAATGGCTGGCATCGGTGTCACACGACTGTGGCAGAAAGAGGCCCTGATCGAAATCCAGGGCATCGCGGTCATTCCTGAGCGCTAA